Proteins found in one Miscanthus floridulus cultivar M001 chromosome 4, ASM1932011v1, whole genome shotgun sequence genomic segment:
- the LOC136551801 gene encoding uncharacterized protein, with product MDDIAGQPGRKGDDSSRAVLTPPPRGPGLLLPSSPPSGSGPIPSPPSAAAVLALPASATSQTAGLLASSRLAGEMDGGGETLLVRRSKGKKRPQQPAAPAERGSGGSGDRFRTLWRDYHDLLQETEAKKKRLASTKRRSLALLAEVVKFLRRKYQSFLKGGSQQKHYKLKKQARYMPSPLGSNKATSLADHGAGTKVPSTSKNPNLHLNQDSVPNEVWNDCQGQQGHPEVEKFDQVRVDEDMMTADVKLSVCRDTGNSPASEGKRMVPWQDRLPLKA from the exons ATGGACGATATTGCTGGGCAGCCGGGAAGGAAAGGAGACGACTCTTCCCGTGCCGTGCTGACGCCACCACCACGCGGCCCCGGTCTCCTCTTGCCCTCCTCTCCTCCGTCTGGATCTGGTCCTATCCCCTCCccaccctccgccgccgccgtcctcgccCTCCCGGCCTCAGCCACGAGCCAGACCGCCGGGCTCCTTGCCTCGTCTCGCCTCGCCGGCGAGATGGACGGCGGCGGGGAGACGCTGCTGGTGCGGAGGAGCAAGGGCAAGAAGAGACCGCAGCAGCCGGCGGCGCCCGCGGAGAGGGGCTCCGGCGGCAGCGGGGACAGGTTCCGCACGCTCTGGCGGGACTACCACGACCTACTGCAG GAGACtgaggcaaagaagaagaggctGGCGAGCACGAAGCGGAGAAGCCTCGCCTTGCTTGCTGAAGTAGTGAA GTTCTTGCGAAGGAAGTACCAATCCTTTCTGAAGGGTGGCTCGCAGCAGAAACATTACAAGTTGAAGAAGCAGGCTCGGTACATGCCATCCCCATTGGGAAGCAACAAGGCTACATCGCTAGCCGATCATGGTGCAGGGACAAAAGTGCCTTCTACCAGCAAAAACCCGAACCTTCACTTAAATCAAGATTCTGTTCCG AATGAAGTGTGGAATGATTGCCAGGGGCAACAGGGCCATCCAGAAGTCGAAAAGTTTGATCAGGTCAGGGTGGACGAAGACATGATGACAGCTGATGTCAAATTATCAGTTTGTAGGGATACAGGAAACTCTCCTGCAAGTGAAGGTAAGAGGATGGTTCCATGGCAAGACCGGTTACCGTTGAAGGCCTAG
- the LOC136551800 gene encoding phospholipase D alpha 1-like, with amino-acid sequence MGSQLEGDATAAIADADEVVYLHGVLEATVFEAEHLHNAIHGRIMEATEKIQDSLGVHCLQHSRLYIDVDVGAARVARTREVEFHPTSPAWNQSFRLHCAYPAAAVTFTVKNQHLIGAGVLGAGSVPAARVASGQPLECWLDLRGGEHAHETHTPSLRVRLHFFDVERDPFWGAGVRLPEFAGVKPAFFPERTNCSVTLYQNAHLSDAFDPGVRLDGGLAYRAARLWEDLFAAIRDSRRFVYIVGWSVNTEITLVRDAGRRAVVPGAEGVTLGELLKRKADEGVAVLVMPWQDNTSVSFLGNSGLMKTHDEETRRFFEGTNVRCFLCPRNADASLTMVQQVETSTEFTHHQKTVTLDAATPGADERHVVSFIGGIDLCDGRYDDENHTLFRDLNTTYVHDFMQNNYKHASLQRGGPREPWHDVHCRLEGPAAWDVLANFEQRWRKQAPENMRGCLLDLSPATFPDPISNDPWNVQVFRSIDDASVVGFPSDPAEAAAMGLTSGKDVTVDRSIQIGYVEAVRRARRFIYIENQYFLGGCASWAEDRDAGCLNLVPVEIALKVAAKIRRGERFAVYVVTPMWPEGVPAGEAVQAILLWNRRTVEMMYGIVAKAIDDAGLRGQAHPCDYLNFFCLGNREEPLPGEYSPPETPEEDTDYWRAQVNRRGPIYVHAKLMIVDDEYVMVGSANLNERSLAGNRDSEIAQGSYQPAHLNGPCGRARGQVHGFRMSLWHEHFIMGRHASEDADDEALFREPESLECVRAVRRPAKRLWDSYTQDRVEDLPGHLLPFPITVSEFGEVADLPADGCFPDTRAPVRGSKAVKLPDILTT; translated from the exons ATGGGCTCTCAGCTAGAGGGAgacgccaccgccgccatcgccgACGCCGATGAGGTCGTCTACCTCCACGGCGTCCTGGAAGCGACAGTGTTCGAGGCCGAGCACCTCCACAACGCCATCCACGGCCGGATCATGGAG GCCACGGAGAAGATTCAGGACTCGCTAGGCGTGCACTGCCTCCAGCACAGCCGGCTCTACATCGACGTCGACGTCGGCGCGGCGCGGGTGGCGCGCACCCGGGAGGTGGAGTTCCACCCCACCAGCCCGGCCTGGAACCAGTCGTTCCGCCTGCACTGCGCCTACCCCGCCGCGGCGGTCACCTTCACGGTCAAGAACCAGCACCTCATCGGCGCGGGCGTCCTCGGCGCCGGGTCCGTGCCCGCCGCGCGCGTCGCCTCCGGACAGCCGCTGGAGTGCTGGCTCGACCTCCGCGGAGGCGAGCACGCCCATGAGACGCACACGCCGAGCCTCCGCGTCCGCCTGCACTTCTTCGACGTGGAGCGTGACCCGTTCTGGGGCGCCGGCGTCCGCCTCCCCGAGTTCGCGGGCGTCAAGCCCGCGTTTTTCCCGGAGCGGACCAACTGCAGCGTCACGCTGTACCAGAACGCGCACCTGTCCGACGCGTTCGACCCGGGGGTCCGCCTCGATGGCGGGCTGGCGTACCGGGCGGCGCGGCTGTGGGAGGACCTGTTCGCCGCCATCCGCGACTCGCGGCGGTTCGTGTACATCGTGGGGTGGTCGGTGAACACGGAGATCACGCTGGTGCGCGACGCGGGCCGTCGGGCGGTGGTCCCCGGCGCCGAGGGCGTCACGCTGGGCGAGCTGCTGAAGCGGAAGGCCGACGAAGGGGTGGCCGTGCTGGTGATGCCGTGGCAGGACAACACGTCCGTGTCGTTCCTCGGCAACTCCGGCCTGATGAAGACGCACGACGAGGAGACCCGGAGGTTCTTCGAGGGCACCAACGTGAGGTGCTTCCTCTGCCCGCGCAACGCCGACGCGTCGCTGACCATGGTGCAGCAAGTCGAGACCAGCACCGAGTTCACGCACCACCAGAAGACTGTCACGCTCGACGCAGCCACGCCGGGCGCCGACGAACGCCACGTCGTCAGCTTCATCGGCGGCATAGACCTCTGCGACGGCAG GTACGACGACGAGAACCACACGCTGTTCAGGGACCTCAACACGACGTACGTCCATGACTTCATGCAGAACAACTACAAGCACGCCTCCCTGCAGCGCGGCGGCCCGCGGGAGCCGTGGCACGACGTGCACTGCAGACTGGAAGGTCCCGCGGCGTGGGACGTGCTCGCCAACTTCgagcagcggtggaggaagcAGGCGCCGGAGAACATGCGCGGCTGCCTGCTCGATCTGAGCCCGGCGACGTTCCCCGACCCCATCAGCAACGACCCGTGGAACGTGCAGGTGTTCCGGTCCATCGACGACGCGTCGGTCGTGGGGTTCCCCTCCGACCCGGCCGAGGCCGCCGCGATGGGGCTGACGAGCGGCAAGGACGTCACGGTGGACCGGAGCATACAGATCGGCTACGTCGAGGCCGTCCGGCGCGCGCGGCGGTTCATCTACATCGAGAACCAGTACTTCCTCGGCGGGTGCGCGTCGTGGGCGGAGGACAGGGATGCCGGGTGCCTGAACCTGGTGCCCGTCGAGATCGCGCTCAAGGTCGCCGCCAAGATCCGGCGCGGCGAGCGGTTCGCAGTGTACGTCGTGACGCCGATGTGGCCCGAGGGCGTGCCGGCGGGTGAGGCCGTGCAGGCCATCCTGCTCTGGAACAGGCGCACCGTGGAAATGATGTACGGCATCGTCGCCAAGGCCATCGACGACGCCGGGTTGCGCGGCCAGGCGCACCCCTGCGACTACCTCAATTTCTTCTGCCTCGGCAACCGGGAGGAGCCGCTCCCCGGCGAGTACTCGCCGCCGGAGACGCCGGAGGAGGACACGGACTACTGGCGCGCGCAGGTGAACCGCCGCGGCCCCATCTACGTGCACGCCAAGCTCATGATCG TGGACGACGAGTATGTCATGGTCGGCTCGGCGAACCTGAACGAGCGGTCGCTGGCCGGCAACCGGGACAGCGAGATCGCGCAGGGGAGCTACCAACCGGCGCACCTGAACGGGCCGTGCGGGCGGGCGCGAGGGCAGGTGCACGGGTTCAGGATGTCGCTGTGGCACGAGCATTTCATCATGGGTCGCCATGCCAGTGAGGACGCCGACGACGAAGCCTTGTTCCGGGAGCCAGAGAGCTTGGAGTGCGTACGCGCCGTGCGGCGACCGGCGAAGAGGCTGTGGGATTCGTACACGCAGGACAGGGTGGAGGACCTGCCGGGGCACCTGCTCCCGTTCCCGATCACCGTGTCGGAGTTTGGCGAGGTGGCTGACCTGCCGGCCGACGGGTGCTTCCCGGACACGAGGGCGCCGGTGAGGGGGAGTAAAGCGGTGAAGCTGCCGGACATCCTGACAACCTGA